The proteins below come from a single Cannabis sativa cultivar Pink pepper isolate KNU-18-1 chromosome 3, ASM2916894v1, whole genome shotgun sequence genomic window:
- the LOC133035346 gene encoding PWWP domain-containing protein 5-like isoform X1, with protein sequence MTEKSEAEDLDLNSVVVLSELTNEINGANNQAGAVIMEVDTLNGETNEVRDGGVSKKSLESEVNDAENEKMEDLSSKKDEGTDCGGNVGVSLDEAIGASEAEKDKEKEKAFDDEEERNEDVKKGASVVDLPSSNVDENSSVYECVEAADSVSDVVKPQSPGTTESAGHLIEDTVVGLEKKAELLPQIDNGKELPERVQKEELNFEVHLEAQSKEDMTKASKSSENESKSSKIVNDLSPLVYSRGNVKSEAAFKPEFAVGDLVWGKVRSHPWWPGQICDPSAASRKAKKHSKRDGYLIAYYGDYTFAWNDVSRMKPFLTHFSQMEKLSSTEDFHDALDCILEEVSRRVEFGLACSCIPEEVYANLKTQIIINAGLEEDKCRVDGGDRLLTVDSFEPIKLVEYVKELAQVPCGVTEKLELTIARSRLLAFNRSKGYSQLPEFNMLGGLLENDADILFSGRTQHCSEVIGAVDLQQKDDNVDASISYKEKPKSQGESSLKRKQVYGDSALPSKKEKIVKDFADEKHLTTPVRKSGLESKLSSKKRKVGEVMSEDLAVNKKKTMASVDDNNSPQLPKPTFRVGESIRRVASQLNGSSPILKSGDVICKSKANILPEESKPEKLETEECPDDKLSQLFLAARDPKRVNNSSMITFFSEFRSTVSLGLPSSEIEALGLPSSEIEESLEKVFGSKTVKKLTKRGRKSNMPGFTELPSPEMMKESYWSDRIVRSIPEPEDRNEIEDLLAAKCREKKIDNSAIKPPQNPLEQQTDDENIEMEVEKSDSFIDDNYPTALILNFTNLDSVPTETNLNKIFSQYDSLKESETQIFKKSSRAKVVFGKRSDAETAFSSAGKYSTFGPSLVSYRLKYLKSTQQSKASPSPKKRSKKGTESVEEGANLIQQTQKVDED encoded by the coding sequence ATGACTGAAAAATCTGAGGCTGAGGATCTTGACCTCAATTCCGTTGTCGTTTTAAGTGAGCTTACAAATGAGATTAATGGAGCTAATAACCAAGCAGGAGCTGTAATAATGGAGGTTGATACTTTGAATGGCGAAACAAACGAGGTCAGGGATGGTGGTGTGTCCAAGAAGAGTTTGGAGAGTGAGGTGAATGATGCTGAGAATGAGAAAATGGAAGATCTTTCTTCAAAGAAAGATGAAGGTACAGATTGTGGTGGAAATGTCGGGGTTTCATTGGATGAAGCCATTGGTGCAAGTGAAGCTGAAAAAgacaaagaaaaggaaaaagctTTTGATGATGAGGAAGAAAGAAATGAGGATGTGAAGAAAGGGGCTTCTGTTGTGGACCTTCCTAGTTCTAATGTTGATGAAAATTCGAGTGTTTATGAATGTGTTGAGGCTGCTGATTCTGTTTCTGATGTTGTTAAGCCTCAATCTCCTGGAACTACTGAATCTGCAGGGCATTTAATAGAGGATACTGTGGTTGGGTTGGAGAAGAAAGCTGAGCTTTTGCCCCAAATAGACAATGGGAAGGAACTACCTGAAAGGGTTCAAAAGGAGGAGCTGAATTTTGAAGTTCATTTAGAGGCACAGAGCAAGGAAGACATGACAAAGGCTTCCAAGAGTAGTGAGAATGAATCTAAATCTTCAAAAATCGTCAATGATTTAAGCCCACTGGTGTATTCTAGAGGAAATGTTAAGTCAGAAGCTGCCTTTAAACCGGAATTCGCTGTTGGTGATTTGGTATGGGGGAAAGTGAGGAGTCATCCATGGTGGCCTGGCCAGATTTGTGACCCTTCAGCTGCATCACGAAAGGCGAAGAAGCATTCGAAAAGAGATGGTTATTTGATAGCCTATTATGGAGATTATACATTTGCGTGGAATGATGTTTCTAGGATGAAACCGTTTCTTACACATTTCTCACAAATGGAGAAGCTAAGCAGTACTGAAGATTTCCATGATGCCCTCGATTGTATTTTGGAAGAGGTTTCAAGACGGGTTGAGTTTGGACTGGCTTGTTCTTGCATACCTGAAGAAGTATATGCCAACCTTAAAACTCAAATAATTATCAATGCTGGTTTAGAAGAAGATAAATGTAGGGTAGATGGTGGAGATAGGCTTTTAACTGTAGATTCATTTGAACCTATTAAGCTTGTTGAGTATGTTAAAGAATTGGCCCAAGTTCCTTGTGGTGTAACTGAGAAGCTAGAACTCACTATTGCTCGGTCACGGTTATTGGCCTTCAATCGCAGTAAGGGCTATTCCCAGCTGCCGGAATTCAATATGCTTGGTGGGCTCTTGGAGAATGATGCTGACATTTTGTTTTCTGGAAGGACACAACATTGCAGTGAAGTGATTGGGGCTGTTGATTTGCAACAAAAGGATGATAATGTTGATGCATCAATCTCTTataaagaaaaaccaaaaagtCAAGGCGAATCATCCCTTAAAAGAAAGCAAGTGTATGGCGATAGCGCACTTCCAAGTAAAAAGGAGAAAATAGTGAAGGATTTTGCTGATGAGAAGCATTTGACAACTCCTGTCAGAAAAAGTGGTTTGGAAAGCAAGCTTAGTAGTAAGAAACGTAAAGTGGGCGAAGTGATGTCTGAAGATTTGGCTGTGAATAAAAAGAAAACCATGGCTAGTGTGGATGATAACAATTCTCCACAGCTCCCAAAACCAACTTTCAGGGTAGGAGAGAGCATCCGCAGGGTTGCCAGCCAACTAAACGGGTCCAGTCCAATTCTTAAGAGTGGAGATGTCATCTGTAAAAGTAAAGCGAACATTTTGCCTGAAGAATCAAAACCCGAAAAGCTGGAAACCGAGGAGTGTCCTGATGATAAGCTGTCTCAGCTCTTTTTGGCTGCCAGGGATCCCAAGAGGGTAAACAACTCTTCCATGATCACTTTCTTTTCAGAGTTTAGGAGTACTGTTTCCTTAGGATTGCCCAGTTCAGAAATTGAGGCCTTAGGATTGCCCAGTTCAGAAATTGAGGAGTCTCTGGAGAAAGTGTTTGGTAGTAAGACTGTGAAAAAATTAACCAAGCGTGGAAGAAAATCTAACATGCCTGGATTCACTGAACTACCTTCACCAGAGATGATGAAAGAGTCCTACTGGTCTGATAGAATAGTTCGAAGCATTCCTGAGCCTGAAGATCGAAATGAAATTGAGGACCTTCTAGCTGCAAAATGTAGAGAGAAAAAGATTGACAACTCTGCCATAAAACCGCCACAAAATCCCCTTGAACAGCAAACTGATGATGAGAATATCGAAATGGAAGTGGAGAAGAGTGATAGTTTTATCGATGATAACTATCCAACAGCGCTGATTTTGAACTTCACAAACTTGGATTCGGTTCCTACAGAAACCAACTTGAACAAGATATTTAGCCAATATGATTCTTTGAAAGAATCAGAGACCCAAATCTTCAAGAAGAGCAGCCGTGCCAAGGTGGTTTTTGGTAAACGTTCTGATGCTGAAACAGCTTTCAGTAGTGCAGGAAAATACAGTACATTTGGACCCTCACTTGTGAGCTACCGCCTCAAGTATTTAAAATCAACACAACAAAGTAAAGCTTCTCCAAGTCCGAAGAAGAGGAGCAAAAAAGGGACTGAATCTGTTGAGGAGGGTGCAAATTTGATCCAACAAACTCAGAAAGTTGATGAAGATTGA
- the LOC133035346 gene encoding PWWP domain-containing protein 5-like isoform X2, with amino-acid sequence MEVDTLNGETNEVRDGGVSKKSLESEVNDAENEKMEDLSSKKDEGTDCGGNVGVSLDEAIGASEAEKDKEKEKAFDDEEERNEDVKKGASVVDLPSSNVDENSSVYECVEAADSVSDVVKPQSPGTTESAGHLIEDTVVGLEKKAELLPQIDNGKELPERVQKEELNFEVHLEAQSKEDMTKASKSSENESKSSKIVNDLSPLVYSRGNVKSEAAFKPEFAVGDLVWGKVRSHPWWPGQICDPSAASRKAKKHSKRDGYLIAYYGDYTFAWNDVSRMKPFLTHFSQMEKLSSTEDFHDALDCILEEVSRRVEFGLACSCIPEEVYANLKTQIIINAGLEEDKCRVDGGDRLLTVDSFEPIKLVEYVKELAQVPCGVTEKLELTIARSRLLAFNRSKGYSQLPEFNMLGGLLENDADILFSGRTQHCSEVIGAVDLQQKDDNVDASISYKEKPKSQGESSLKRKQVYGDSALPSKKEKIVKDFADEKHLTTPVRKSGLESKLSSKKRKVGEVMSEDLAVNKKKTMASVDDNNSPQLPKPTFRVGESIRRVASQLNGSSPILKSGDVICKSKANILPEESKPEKLETEECPDDKLSQLFLAARDPKRVNNSSMITFFSEFRSTVSLGLPSSEIEALGLPSSEIEESLEKVFGSKTVKKLTKRGRKSNMPGFTELPSPEMMKESYWSDRIVRSIPEPEDRNEIEDLLAAKCREKKIDNSAIKPPQNPLEQQTDDENIEMEVEKSDSFIDDNYPTALILNFTNLDSVPTETNLNKIFSQYDSLKESETQIFKKSSRAKVVFGKRSDAETAFSSAGKYSTFGPSLVSYRLKYLKSTQQSKASPSPKKRSKKGTESVEEGANLIQQTQKVDED; translated from the coding sequence ATGGAGGTTGATACTTTGAATGGCGAAACAAACGAGGTCAGGGATGGTGGTGTGTCCAAGAAGAGTTTGGAGAGTGAGGTGAATGATGCTGAGAATGAGAAAATGGAAGATCTTTCTTCAAAGAAAGATGAAGGTACAGATTGTGGTGGAAATGTCGGGGTTTCATTGGATGAAGCCATTGGTGCAAGTGAAGCTGAAAAAgacaaagaaaaggaaaaagctTTTGATGATGAGGAAGAAAGAAATGAGGATGTGAAGAAAGGGGCTTCTGTTGTGGACCTTCCTAGTTCTAATGTTGATGAAAATTCGAGTGTTTATGAATGTGTTGAGGCTGCTGATTCTGTTTCTGATGTTGTTAAGCCTCAATCTCCTGGAACTACTGAATCTGCAGGGCATTTAATAGAGGATACTGTGGTTGGGTTGGAGAAGAAAGCTGAGCTTTTGCCCCAAATAGACAATGGGAAGGAACTACCTGAAAGGGTTCAAAAGGAGGAGCTGAATTTTGAAGTTCATTTAGAGGCACAGAGCAAGGAAGACATGACAAAGGCTTCCAAGAGTAGTGAGAATGAATCTAAATCTTCAAAAATCGTCAATGATTTAAGCCCACTGGTGTATTCTAGAGGAAATGTTAAGTCAGAAGCTGCCTTTAAACCGGAATTCGCTGTTGGTGATTTGGTATGGGGGAAAGTGAGGAGTCATCCATGGTGGCCTGGCCAGATTTGTGACCCTTCAGCTGCATCACGAAAGGCGAAGAAGCATTCGAAAAGAGATGGTTATTTGATAGCCTATTATGGAGATTATACATTTGCGTGGAATGATGTTTCTAGGATGAAACCGTTTCTTACACATTTCTCACAAATGGAGAAGCTAAGCAGTACTGAAGATTTCCATGATGCCCTCGATTGTATTTTGGAAGAGGTTTCAAGACGGGTTGAGTTTGGACTGGCTTGTTCTTGCATACCTGAAGAAGTATATGCCAACCTTAAAACTCAAATAATTATCAATGCTGGTTTAGAAGAAGATAAATGTAGGGTAGATGGTGGAGATAGGCTTTTAACTGTAGATTCATTTGAACCTATTAAGCTTGTTGAGTATGTTAAAGAATTGGCCCAAGTTCCTTGTGGTGTAACTGAGAAGCTAGAACTCACTATTGCTCGGTCACGGTTATTGGCCTTCAATCGCAGTAAGGGCTATTCCCAGCTGCCGGAATTCAATATGCTTGGTGGGCTCTTGGAGAATGATGCTGACATTTTGTTTTCTGGAAGGACACAACATTGCAGTGAAGTGATTGGGGCTGTTGATTTGCAACAAAAGGATGATAATGTTGATGCATCAATCTCTTataaagaaaaaccaaaaagtCAAGGCGAATCATCCCTTAAAAGAAAGCAAGTGTATGGCGATAGCGCACTTCCAAGTAAAAAGGAGAAAATAGTGAAGGATTTTGCTGATGAGAAGCATTTGACAACTCCTGTCAGAAAAAGTGGTTTGGAAAGCAAGCTTAGTAGTAAGAAACGTAAAGTGGGCGAAGTGATGTCTGAAGATTTGGCTGTGAATAAAAAGAAAACCATGGCTAGTGTGGATGATAACAATTCTCCACAGCTCCCAAAACCAACTTTCAGGGTAGGAGAGAGCATCCGCAGGGTTGCCAGCCAACTAAACGGGTCCAGTCCAATTCTTAAGAGTGGAGATGTCATCTGTAAAAGTAAAGCGAACATTTTGCCTGAAGAATCAAAACCCGAAAAGCTGGAAACCGAGGAGTGTCCTGATGATAAGCTGTCTCAGCTCTTTTTGGCTGCCAGGGATCCCAAGAGGGTAAACAACTCTTCCATGATCACTTTCTTTTCAGAGTTTAGGAGTACTGTTTCCTTAGGATTGCCCAGTTCAGAAATTGAGGCCTTAGGATTGCCCAGTTCAGAAATTGAGGAGTCTCTGGAGAAAGTGTTTGGTAGTAAGACTGTGAAAAAATTAACCAAGCGTGGAAGAAAATCTAACATGCCTGGATTCACTGAACTACCTTCACCAGAGATGATGAAAGAGTCCTACTGGTCTGATAGAATAGTTCGAAGCATTCCTGAGCCTGAAGATCGAAATGAAATTGAGGACCTTCTAGCTGCAAAATGTAGAGAGAAAAAGATTGACAACTCTGCCATAAAACCGCCACAAAATCCCCTTGAACAGCAAACTGATGATGAGAATATCGAAATGGAAGTGGAGAAGAGTGATAGTTTTATCGATGATAACTATCCAACAGCGCTGATTTTGAACTTCACAAACTTGGATTCGGTTCCTACAGAAACCAACTTGAACAAGATATTTAGCCAATATGATTCTTTGAAAGAATCAGAGACCCAAATCTTCAAGAAGAGCAGCCGTGCCAAGGTGGTTTTTGGTAAACGTTCTGATGCTGAAACAGCTTTCAGTAGTGCAGGAAAATACAGTACATTTGGACCCTCACTTGTGAGCTACCGCCTCAAGTATTTAAAATCAACACAACAAAGTAAAGCTTCTCCAAGTCCGAAGAAGAGGAGCAAAAAAGGGACTGAATCTGTTGAGGAGGGTGCAAATTTGATCCAACAAACTCAGAAAGTTGATGAAGATTGA